The following coding sequences lie in one Arachis hypogaea cultivar Tifrunner chromosome 9, arahy.Tifrunner.gnm2.J5K5, whole genome shotgun sequence genomic window:
- the LOC112712034 gene encoding amino-acid permease BAT1 homolog isoform X2 has protein sequence MTLQTHVVVDAASSLDSGHARLHELGYKQELKRDLSAISNFAFSFSIISILTGVTTLYNTGLNYGGPFSMVYGWLIAGFFTMFVALSMAEICSAYPTSGGLYYWSAKLAGPTWAPFASWITGWFNIIGQWAVTTSVDFSLAQLIQVIVLLSTGGKNGGGYEASKYVVIAIHGGILLLHGILNTLPISVLSFFGQFASIWNALGVFVLMILIPIVATQRASVKFVFTHFNTDNGAGISSSPYIFLVGLLMAQYSLSGYDASAHMTEETKEADKNGPKGIISAVGISIVLGFCYILGITFAVTNIPYLLSKDNDAGGYAIAQIFYMAFKDRYGHSIGGIICLIIVAVAIFFCGMSSVTSNSRMAYAFSRDEAMPLSSLWRKSLGSMVAFQAMVSIATIGLYIAYALPIFFRVTLAAKYFDPGPFNLGPFGLIVGWVAVLWVVTISVLFSLPVSYPITIETLNYTPVAIGCLIIIIVSYWIISGRRWFTGPISNIKK, from the exons ATGACACTCCAAACACATGTGGTGGTCGACGCTGCTTCTTCTCTTGATTCAGGCCATGCACGTCTTCATGAACTCGGTTACAAGCAAGAGCTCAAGCGTGATCTTTC GGCTATCTCAAATTTTGCATTCTCGTTTTCTATTATATCGATCCTGACCGGAGTAACCACACTTTACAACACTGGCTTGAACTATGGTGGACCTTTTTCAATGGTCTACGGCTGGCTTATTGCTGGTTTTTTCACCATGTTTGTTGCTTTATCAATGGCTGAGATTTGTTCAGCTTATCCAACTTCTGGTGGTCTCTACTATTGGAGTGCTAAGCTTGCTGGCCCAACTTGGGCACCTTTTGCTTCTTGGATCACTGGCTG GTTTAATATTATTGGTCAG TGGGCAGTGACAACAAGTGTAGATTTCTCATTAGCACAACTGATTCAGGTCATTGTTCTGCTTAGCACTGGTGGAAAAAATGGAGGTGGATATGAAGCATCTAAATATGTAGTTATTGCTATCCATGGTGGAATTTTGCTCCTCCACGGTATATTGAACACCCTTCCTATCTCAGTGCTATCATTCTTTGGACAATTTGCTTCTATTTGGAATGCTCTAG GTGTTTTTGTGCTTATGATTCTGATTCCAATTGTTGCGACCCAAAGGGCTAGTGTTAAGTTTGTTTTCACTCATTTCAATACTGATAATGGTGCCGGAATCAGTAGCAGTCCCTACATATTTCTAGTGGGACTTCTTATGGCTCAGTATTCTCTATCTGGATATGATGCATCAGCTCATATG ACAGAAGAAACCAAGGAAGCTGATAAAAATGGACCAAAAGGAATTATCAGTGCTGTGGGAATATCTATTGTTCTTGGATTCTGCTACATATTAGGAATTACCTTTGCAGTTACTAACATCCCTTACCTGTTAAGTAAAGACAATGATGCTGGTGGATATGCCATTGCTCAAATATTTTATATGGCATTCAAGGACAGATATGGTCATAGTATTGGAGGAATTATCTGCTTGATCATTGTTGCTGTAgctatatttttttgtggtatgaGTTCAGTGACTAGCAACTCAAG GATGGCTTATGCTTTCTCAAGAGATGAGGCCATGCCATTGTCTTCCTTGTGGCGAAAG TCTCTTGGGAGTATGGTGGCATTTCAGGCCATGGTGTCCATAGCAACAATTGGTCTCTACATAGCATATGCACTTCCAATATTCTTCAGGGTGACACTTGCAGCAAAGTACTTTGATCCTGGGCCTTTCAATTTGGGCCCTTTTGGGCTCATTGTGGGCTGGGTTGCAGTTCTTTGGGTTGTCACAATCTCAGTACTTTTCTCATTGCCTGTTTCTTACCCAATAACCATTGAGACACTTAACTATACCCCTGTTGCTATTGGatgtttgattattattattgtttcttaTTGGATCATTAGTGGTCGCCGTTGGTTCACAGGCCCAATATCCaatataaaaaagtaa
- the LOC112712037 gene encoding amino-acid permease BAT1 homolog: MAYAFSRDGAMPLSSLWHQVNKEEVPINAVWLSVLISFCMALTSLGSMVAFQATVSIAVISLYVAYALPIFFKVTLAAKHFVPGPFNLGPYGLIVGWIAVIWVVLISVIFSLPVSYPITIETLNYTPIALGCLIILRVSYWIISARHWFKGPLTNIEN; the protein is encoded by the exons ATGGCTTATGCTTTCTCAAGAGATGGGGCCATGCCCTTGTCATCATTGTGGCATCAAGTTAATAAGGAGGAGGTTCCTATAAATGCTGTTTGGCTTTCTGTTTTGATTTCATTTTGCATGGCACTAACA TCTCTTGGAAGCATGGTAGCATTTCAGGCCACAGTGTCCATAGCAGTAATTAGTCTCTATGTAGCATATGCACTTCCAATATTCTTCAAGGTGACATTGGCAGCAAAGCATTTTGTGCCTGGGCCTTTCAACTTGGGCCCGTATGGGCTCATTGTGGGCTGGATTGCAGTTATCTGGGTTGTGTTAATCTCAGTAATCTTCTCACTGCCTGTTTCCTACCCAATAACCATTGAGACACTTAACTACACCCCTATTGCTCTTGGATGTTTGATTATTCTTAGAGTTTCTTATTGGATCATCAGTGCTCGCCATTGGTTTAAAGGCCCTTTAACCAATATAGAAAACTGA
- the LOC112712034 gene encoding amino-acid permease BAT1 homolog isoform X1 translates to MTLQTHVVVDAASSLDSGHARLHELGYKQELKRDLSAISNFAFSFSIISILTGVTTLYNTGLNYGGPFSMVYGWLIAGFFTMFVALSMAEICSAYPTSGGLYYWSAKLAGPTWAPFASWITGWFNIIGQWAVTTSVDFSLAQLIQVIVLLSTGGKNGGGYEASKYVVIAIHGGILLLHGILNTLPISVLSFFGQFASIWNALGVFVLMILIPIVATQRASVKFVFTHFNTDNGAGISSSPYIFLVGLLMAQYSLSGYDASAHMTEETKEADKNGPKGIISAVGISIVLGFCYILGITFAVTNIPYLLSKDNDAGGYAIAQIFYMAFKDRYGHSIGGIICLIIVAVAIFFCGMSSVTSNSRMAYAFSRDEAMPLSSLWRKVNKQEVPINAVWLSVFISFCMALTSLGSMVAFQAMVSIATIGLYIAYALPIFFRVTLAAKYFDPGPFNLGPFGLIVGWVAVLWVVTISVLFSLPVSYPITIETLNYTPVAIGCLIIIIVSYWIISGRRWFTGPISNIKK, encoded by the exons ATGACACTCCAAACACATGTGGTGGTCGACGCTGCTTCTTCTCTTGATTCAGGCCATGCACGTCTTCATGAACTCGGTTACAAGCAAGAGCTCAAGCGTGATCTTTC GGCTATCTCAAATTTTGCATTCTCGTTTTCTATTATATCGATCCTGACCGGAGTAACCACACTTTACAACACTGGCTTGAACTATGGTGGACCTTTTTCAATGGTCTACGGCTGGCTTATTGCTGGTTTTTTCACCATGTTTGTTGCTTTATCAATGGCTGAGATTTGTTCAGCTTATCCAACTTCTGGTGGTCTCTACTATTGGAGTGCTAAGCTTGCTGGCCCAACTTGGGCACCTTTTGCTTCTTGGATCACTGGCTG GTTTAATATTATTGGTCAG TGGGCAGTGACAACAAGTGTAGATTTCTCATTAGCACAACTGATTCAGGTCATTGTTCTGCTTAGCACTGGTGGAAAAAATGGAGGTGGATATGAAGCATCTAAATATGTAGTTATTGCTATCCATGGTGGAATTTTGCTCCTCCACGGTATATTGAACACCCTTCCTATCTCAGTGCTATCATTCTTTGGACAATTTGCTTCTATTTGGAATGCTCTAG GTGTTTTTGTGCTTATGATTCTGATTCCAATTGTTGCGACCCAAAGGGCTAGTGTTAAGTTTGTTTTCACTCATTTCAATACTGATAATGGTGCCGGAATCAGTAGCAGTCCCTACATATTTCTAGTGGGACTTCTTATGGCTCAGTATTCTCTATCTGGATATGATGCATCAGCTCATATG ACAGAAGAAACCAAGGAAGCTGATAAAAATGGACCAAAAGGAATTATCAGTGCTGTGGGAATATCTATTGTTCTTGGATTCTGCTACATATTAGGAATTACCTTTGCAGTTACTAACATCCCTTACCTGTTAAGTAAAGACAATGATGCTGGTGGATATGCCATTGCTCAAATATTTTATATGGCATTCAAGGACAGATATGGTCATAGTATTGGAGGAATTATCTGCTTGATCATTGTTGCTGTAgctatatttttttgtggtatgaGTTCAGTGACTAGCAACTCAAG GATGGCTTATGCTTTCTCAAGAGATGAGGCCATGCCATTGTCTTCCTTGTGGCGAAAGGTTAACAAGCAAGAGGTCCCTATCAATGCAGTTTGGCTTTCTGTTTTTATATCATTCTGTATGGCATTGACG TCTCTTGGGAGTATGGTGGCATTTCAGGCCATGGTGTCCATAGCAACAATTGGTCTCTACATAGCATATGCACTTCCAATATTCTTCAGGGTGACACTTGCAGCAAAGTACTTTGATCCTGGGCCTTTCAATTTGGGCCCTTTTGGGCTCATTGTGGGCTGGGTTGCAGTTCTTTGGGTTGTCACAATCTCAGTACTTTTCTCATTGCCTGTTTCTTACCCAATAACCATTGAGACACTTAACTATACCCCTGTTGCTATTGGatgtttgattattattattgtttcttaTTGGATCATTAGTGGTCGCCGTTGGTTCACAGGCCCAATATCCaatataaaaaagtaa